The following coding sequences lie in one Desulfobacterales bacterium genomic window:
- a CDS encoding 3-hydroxyacyl-CoA dehydrogenase NAD-binding domain-containing protein, with protein sequence MSQINKIAVIGAGNMGSGIAQKIAQEGINVIMVDTSEDFVERGINTIRQLLKEAVERKILNSEQLHDVLSRIIGTCDFEMVADADLVIEAVFEDKQVKFDLFEKLDRICSDKTILATNTSSFYVHEFASKTSRPDRFIGLHYFYHPAKNRLLEIIPHEKTSAETVEKSLLAAKLHGKTAIVVKDAPGFAVNRFFVPFLNEAARMLEEDMANIATIEEAAKQAFKIGMGPFELMNVTGIPIAVHASTTLGNELGPFYATAEGLKAQKDKNENWDLSGDVDESKLEAVKDRFYGVCLGVAAALVDEGVATIEDTDRGAKIGLRWLMGPFEIMNRIGIEKTYKAVEAITQRYPDFKMPQVLQQQYQSGEPFAFNFVDLDVKGDVAYITINRPEAMNALNETVVAQLRQRFEEAEANTDAKVIVFQGAGKAFVAGADIKYFVDKIRADKITDIAEFTRKGHELLLDIENSDKLTIALLDGLSLGGGSELALACQAIIATPAGSMGFPETSIGIFPGLGGMLRMARFVGPELAKYYVFTGAPISAADAHDLGIITRLVAPADVASAIKDLASGAKPDKYQQREIPEKFETLAQLGSSVNVERLLTGQPPEGVPDGIAAKTAKIMGYKAPLALKIANEVIDAQVGKPIAEAVEVELGRLNDIFSTADALEGLSTVGRKRPEYKGA encoded by the coding sequence ATGTCACAGATAAATAAAATCGCAGTTATCGGTGCAGGCAATATGGGCAGCGGAATCGCGCAAAAAATTGCCCAAGAAGGCATCAACGTCATTATGGTGGATACAAGTGAAGACTTTGTCGAACGCGGCATTAATACCATCCGCCAATTGTTGAAAGAGGCCGTCGAGCGCAAGATTCTCAATTCAGAGCAGCTTCACGATGTTCTCTCGCGCATTATCGGCACATGCGATTTTGAAATGGTGGCCGACGCCGACCTGGTCATAGAGGCTGTTTTTGAGGACAAGCAGGTTAAATTCGACCTTTTTGAGAAACTGGATCGGATCTGCTCCGATAAAACCATACTGGCCACCAACACCTCTAGCTTTTACGTTCACGAATTTGCCAGTAAAACCAGTCGGCCGGATCGGTTTATCGGGTTGCATTATTTCTACCATCCGGCAAAAAATCGCCTGCTGGAAATCATCCCCCATGAAAAAACCAGCGCCGAAACAGTCGAAAAATCGCTTCTGGCAGCCAAGCTGCATGGTAAAACCGCCATCGTAGTTAAAGATGCGCCCGGTTTTGCCGTCAATCGCTTTTTTGTGCCGTTTTTAAACGAGGCTGCCCGCATGCTGGAAGAAGATATGGCCAATATTGCCACCATCGAAGAAGCCGCCAAACAAGCATTTAAAATCGGTATGGGGCCTTTTGAGCTCATGAATGTCACCGGCATCCCCATCGCGGTGCATGCCTCAACCACCTTGGGAAATGAGCTGGGACCGTTTTATGCCACCGCCGAAGGTTTAAAAGCACAGAAGGATAAAAATGAAAATTGGGATTTAAGCGGCGATGTTGACGAATCCAAACTCGAAGCAGTTAAAGATCGCTTCTACGGAGTATGTCTCGGGGTGGCCGCAGCGCTGGTGGATGAGGGCGTAGCAACGATCGAAGATACCGATCGGGGCGCTAAAATCGGTCTGCGCTGGCTGATGGGTCCTTTTGAAATCATGAACAGAATCGGCATTGAAAAAACCTACAAAGCAGTAGAAGCCATAACCCAAAGATACCCTGATTTTAAAATGCCTCAGGTTTTGCAGCAACAGTATCAAAGCGGTGAGCCGTTTGCGTTTAATTTTGTTGACCTCGACGTCAAAGGTGATGTCGCATATATCACCATTAACCGTCCCGAAGCCATGAATGCCTTAAACGAAACGGTGGTGGCACAACTCAGACAGCGGTTTGAAGAAGCTGAGGCAAACACCGATGCCAAGGTCATTGTGTTTCAGGGCGCCGGCAAGGCCTTTGTCGCCGGAGCGGATATTAAATATTTTGTAGACAAGATCAGAGCGGATAAAATTACAGATATCGCAGAATTCACCCGCAAGGGTCACGAATTGCTGCTGGATATCGAAAACTCGGACAAACTGACCATTGCCCTGCTCGACGGTCTGAGCTTGGGCGGCGGCAGTGAGCTTGCTCTGGCCTGCCAGGCCATCATCGCCACACCGGCCGGGTCTATGGGTTTTCCGGAAACTTCTATTGGCATTTTTCCCGGACTGGGCGGAATGCTACGCATGGCACGATTTGTCGGACCGGAGCTCGCTAAATATTATGTCTTCACCGGCGCCCCCATCAGTGCTGCAGATGCGCACGACCTTGGCATTATTACGCGTCTGGTGGCGCCGGCCGACGTGGCTTCTGCCATAAAAGATTTGGCATCCGGAGCAAAACCGGACAAATATCAGCAACGCGAAATCCCCGAAAAATTTGAAACCCTGGCGCAACTGGGCAGTAGCGTAAATGTTGAGCGCCTTTTAACCGGACAACCGCCCGAAGGCGTGCCGGATGGAATCGCGGCCAAAACTGCTAAGATAATGGGGTATAAAGCACCACTGGCTCTTAAAATTGCCAATGAAGTTATCGATGCGCAAGTCGGAAAGCCAATCGCCGAAGCAGTGGAAGTTGAACTCGGGCGCCTGAATGACATCTTCAGCACTGCTGATGCCTTAGAGGGCCTCTCAACCGTTGGCCGTAAGAGGCCAGAATACAAAGGGGCGTGA
- a CDS encoding cupin domain-containing protein encodes MLQGSGEMSVDDETRQVGPGDATWIPTGSSYRLLNIGEGNLVILVVASYNW; translated from the coding sequence GTGTTACAGGGCTCAGGTGAAATGAGTGTGGATGATGAAACGCGTCAGGTTGGGCCAGGGGATGCCACCTGGATTCCAACCGGATCTTCGTATCGTTTGTTAAATATCGGGGAGGGGAACCTGGTTATCCTGGTTGTCGCTTCATACAACTGGTAA
- the iorA gene encoding indolepyruvate ferredoxin oxidoreductase subunit alpha, with amino-acid sequence MHKLLTENPGQKMLLLGNEAIARGAIEAGVAVASTYPGTPSSEISLNFFQMSHESDLYFEYSTNEKVAMEVAAAAANSGVRSMCVMKHVGVNVAADALMTLAYVGVKGGMVVLTADDPYMFSSQNEQDNRFYAKLSGLPLVEPSSVEEAKEMMAYAFDISEKLQEPVLFRTTTRINHSSAIVTLGDIKAPQTKGDFVKDPFNLVTVPAVSRKLHVKLLENIEKAKELTEASPYNLIEGDGNWGIICNGVSYNYASDAINELDIADKIKLLRVGFSYPMPEKIIKTFLNACEKVLVIEEGEPYMEEQVKAFAQEEGLTLSIRGKAKDLFTRLYEYDPAQVRENIAKFFDIPYTPVAKPDISDVPEMPQRPPTLCAGCSHRATYYAVKKAAEGLGTIYPTDIGCYTLGVLPPLSTADFLLCMGSSVGTGCGFSASTDKKVISFIGDSTFFHSGIPGLINAVFNNHNFTLVVLDNSTTAMTGHQPHPGVNMKDFNLTGYGRVSIEDVVRAIGVPHVEVIKPYRVNKSIAAIKEAIDYEGVSVIISKEACTLYAQSLKKARGKPFYINEKCKDHRDCVNELACPAFYIEGERVHINADLCSGCAVCAQICPEKAIVPVRSKENVKPS; translated from the coding sequence ATGCACAAATTACTTACCGAAAATCCAGGTCAAAAAATGCTGCTGCTGGGCAATGAAGCCATTGCCAGAGGCGCGATCGAAGCCGGCGTTGCGGTTGCCAGTACCTATCCGGGCACCCCCTCTTCTGAAATTTCTTTGAATTTTTTCCAGATGTCCCATGAAAGTGATCTGTACTTTGAATACAGTACCAATGAAAAGGTGGCCATGGAAGTGGCGGCCGCCGCGGCAAACTCCGGCGTGCGCAGCATGTGTGTCATGAAGCATGTAGGCGTTAATGTCGCCGCAGACGCCTTGATGACGCTGGCCTATGTAGGGGTTAAGGGCGGCATGGTCGTGCTGACTGCCGATGATCCCTACATGTTTTCCAGTCAAAATGAGCAGGACAATCGCTTTTATGCCAAATTGTCTGGTCTGCCGCTAGTGGAACCCTCCAGCGTGGAAGAAGCCAAAGAGATGATGGCCTATGCTTTTGACATATCTGAAAAACTGCAGGAACCGGTTTTGTTTCGCACCACCACCCGTATCAATCACTCCTCCGCCATTGTCACTTTAGGAGACATTAAAGCACCGCAGACAAAAGGCGATTTTGTCAAAGACCCCTTCAATCTGGTCACGGTGCCGGCTGTTTCCAGGAAGCTGCATGTCAAACTCCTGGAAAACATCGAAAAGGCCAAAGAACTCACGGAAGCCTCACCGTACAATTTGATCGAAGGTGACGGCAACTGGGGCATCATTTGCAACGGCGTCAGCTACAACTACGCCTCAGACGCCATCAATGAGCTCGATATTGCGGATAAGATCAAATTGCTGCGCGTGGGCTTTTCTTACCCCATGCCTGAAAAAATAATTAAAACCTTTTTAAATGCTTGTGAGAAAGTGCTGGTTATTGAAGAAGGTGAACCCTATATGGAGGAGCAGGTCAAAGCCTTTGCCCAGGAAGAAGGACTCACCCTGTCAATTCGCGGAAAAGCCAAAGATCTGTTTACACGACTTTATGAATACGATCCGGCACAGGTTAGAGAAAATATCGCCAAGTTTTTCGACATCCCCTATACCCCGGTCGCTAAGCCTGACATTTCCGACGTCCCCGAAATGCCCCAGCGCCCACCGACTCTGTGCGCCGGTTGTTCTCATCGCGCCACTTATTATGCGGTTAAAAAAGCGGCCGAAGGCCTGGGCACCATTTATCCAACAGACATCGGGTGTTATACCCTTGGTGTACTCCCGCCGCTATCAACAGCGGATTTTCTATTGTGTATGGGATCATCGGTCGGCACGGGATGCGGCTTTTCAGCTTCTACGGATAAGAAAGTCATTTCCTTTATCGGTGATTCTACTTTTTTCCACTCCGGCATCCCCGGTCTGATCAACGCCGTATTTAACAACCATAACTTTACACTGGTCGTGTTAGACAACAGCACCACGGCGATGACCGGCCATCAGCCCCATCCGGGTGTTAACATGAAGGATTTTAACCTGACAGGCTATGGTCGGGTGTCGATTGAAGACGTTGTCCGTGCCATCGGTGTACCCCATGTAGAGGTCATCAAACCGTATCGGGTCAACAAGAGCATAGCGGCCATCAAGGAGGCTATTGATTACGAGGGCGTATCCGTCATCATATCCAAAGAAGCCTGTACCCTTTATGCCCAGAGTCTTAAAAAAGCCCGAGGCAAGCCCTTTTATATTAATGAAAAATGTAAGGATCACCGTGATTGTGTCAATGAGTTGGCCTGTCCGGCATTTTATATTGAAGGCGAAAGAGTTCACATCAATGCAGATCTATGTTCAGGCTGTGCTGTGTGTGCCCAGATATGTCCGGAAAAAGCCATTGTTCCGGTGCGGTCAAAGGAAAATGTTAAACCTTCATGA
- a CDS encoding indolepyruvate oxidoreductase subunit beta — METTRLIIVAVGGQGNLLASKVLGEAALLADVPVRMSEIHGMAQRGGVVESAVVFGDAESTIISDGEADVLLGFEPSETLRAINKCNAKTIVITNTAPLPPFTVSIGQGTYPDLAELQELIRQKTARLVAFDALSLAKEAGNFMSLNMVLLGSLIQTGIMPVSADNVREAIRTSTKKAFVDINIKAFELGFEAAAKAG, encoded by the coding sequence ATGGAGACAACAAGGCTAATCATCGTAGCTGTCGGCGGCCAGGGCAACCTGCTGGCATCCAAAGTGCTCGGAGAGGCGGCGCTGCTGGCAGATGTTCCCGTACGCATGAGTGAAATCCACGGCATGGCTCAAAGGGGTGGTGTCGTAGAATCTGCAGTGGTTTTTGGAGATGCGGAAAGCACAATTATTTCGGATGGCGAAGCGGATGTGTTGTTGGGATTTGAACCCTCGGAAACGCTGCGCGCGATAAACAAATGCAATGCCAAAACAATCGTCATTACCAATACGGCACCGCTGCCGCCGTTTACTGTGTCCATCGGCCAAGGCACCTATCCCGATTTGGCTGAACTTCAGGAATTAATTCGCCAGAAAACGGCCCGTTTGGTAGCTTTTGATGCCCTATCTCTGGCTAAAGAGGCCGGCAATTTCATGTCTTTGAACATGGTTTTGCTGGGTTCATTGATTCAAACAGGAATTATGCCGGTTTCCGCGGACAATGTTAGGGAAGCCATTCGAACATCCACGAAAAAGGCATTCGTCGATATTAATATCAAGGCTTTTGAGCTTGGCTTTGAGGCCGCCGCAAAGGCCGGTTGA
- a CDS encoding phenylacetate--CoA ligase, protein MPWNDKYECMPVEELKKFQLEKLKETVAWVAEKVPFYKNKFEEMGVAADDIKSLEDVAKLPFTVKTDLRDNYPFGLCAVPLEKVVRVHASSGTTGKPITGPYTQEDLDQWIECMCRNLHAAGLRKEDVVQNAYGHGLFTGGLGFHQGATALGCTVVPTGAGMTERQITIMQDFKSDILFATPSYALTIAERAEEMKVDIRKLPLRVGVFGAEPWTEGMRQEIEERMGIKAQEAFGLTELCGPGVAYDAADQNGLYINEDHFLPEIVDPQTLEPLQEGEKGELIFTSLQRRAMPMIRYRTKDITRLWREPGHEGRTFIRMDKIYGRSDDMLIISGVNVFPSQIEALLLEIEEVEPQYQLVVSKKGYLDHLSIRVEGKKEIYEAGEDRRHEVEGKIAGHIKGNMGININVELVDAKAIARSEGKAVRVIDERPKQEM, encoded by the coding sequence ATGCCTTGGAACGACAAGTATGAATGCATGCCGGTGGAAGAGCTTAAAAAATTTCAGTTGGAAAAACTGAAAGAAACCGTTGCATGGGTCGCCGAGAAAGTGCCGTTCTATAAAAATAAATTCGAGGAAATGGGTGTCGCCGCCGACGACATCAAAAGCCTTGAAGATGTTGCCAAACTTCCGTTCACCGTCAAAACAGATCTCAGAGACAATTACCCCTTTGGTTTGTGCGCCGTACCCCTGGAAAAGGTCGTCAGAGTCCACGCGTCTTCAGGAACCACCGGCAAACCCATTACCGGGCCATACACACAGGAAGATTTGGATCAGTGGATCGAATGTATGTGCCGCAACCTCCATGCCGCAGGCCTCCGCAAGGAAGATGTGGTTCAAAATGCTTACGGCCACGGTCTATTTACCGGCGGCCTCGGCTTTCACCAAGGCGCTACTGCCCTGGGTTGTACGGTTGTGCCCACCGGCGCCGGGATGACCGAACGACAGATTACCATCATGCAGGATTTTAAATCCGATATTCTGTTTGCCACGCCCTCTTATGCGCTGACAATTGCCGAGCGAGCCGAAGAAATGAAAGTCGACATTCGAAAGCTGCCATTGCGGGTCGGGGTCTTCGGTGCCGAGCCTTGGACAGAAGGCATGCGGCAGGAGATCGAAGAACGGATGGGCATCAAAGCCCAAGAGGCATTCGGATTAACCGAGCTCTGCGGGCCCGGAGTGGCTTATGACGCTGCAGATCAAAACGGCCTTTATATCAATGAAGATCATTTTCTGCCTGAAATCGTCGATCCGCAAACTCTGGAACCTTTGCAGGAAGGTGAAAAAGGCGAGCTCATTTTTACCTCTTTGCAGCGCCGCGCGATGCCGATGATTCGCTATCGTACCAAAGATATTACACGATTGTGGCGAGAACCCGGCCACGAAGGCCGGACCTTTATCCGTATGGACAAAATTTATGGGCGCTCGGACGACATGCTGATTATCAGCGGTGTGAACGTCTTTCCATCTCAAATTGAAGCACTTCTGCTGGAAATCGAAGAAGTTGAGCCTCAATACCAGCTGGTTGTGAGCAAAAAAGGGTATCTGGACCATCTGAGCATTCGCGTGGAAGGCAAAAAAGAAATATATGAGGCCGGTGAAGACCGTAGGCATGAAGTCGAAGGCAAAATCGCAGGTCATATCAAAGGCAATATGGGGATTAACATTAATGTCGAACTGGTCGATGCCAAAGCCATTGCCCGCAGTGAAGGCAAAGCCGTGCGGGTTATAGACGAACGCCCCAAACAGGAGATGTAA
- a CDS encoding 2-dehydropantoate 2-reductase → MSAASNFNPQSFAVVGAGPVGCIAACFLAKGGYEVTLCDVIPDLLAPALDPGIILEGAENIQHKVTRTCTSVDEIANHNPDVIFITVKANALPLIASAIEGFHKEGLAIVSWQNGIDTELELAKTLGKTDVMRAVVNYGCGLAGPGHVKIPFHHPPHYIQELDPQSRDSAIAIAAALSKCGLETEHTDNIISMVWRKSVMNACMNPVCAVTGLTMSRAMNDPIVYQIVDALVKECIQVARANEIDLGWDFYPHAMEYMRNAGDHKPSMLMDIEAGRRTEIDFINGKFVEYGARTATQTPYNHTLSALVKGLESK, encoded by the coding sequence ATGAGTGCTGCGTCCAATTTTAATCCGCAATCGTTTGCGGTGGTTGGCGCCGGGCCAGTCGGTTGCATCGCCGCCTGCTTTTTGGCCAAAGGCGGTTATGAGGTTACGCTTTGCGATGTCATTCCGGACTTGCTGGCACCGGCGTTGGATCCGGGAATTATTCTTGAAGGCGCCGAAAACATCCAACATAAAGTTACTCGTACCTGCACCAGTGTTGATGAAATAGCCAACCACAATCCAGATGTGATTTTCATCACTGTCAAAGCCAATGCGCTGCCGCTGATTGCTTCAGCCATTGAAGGCTTTCACAAAGAAGGCCTGGCAATTGTCAGCTGGCAAAACGGTATTGATACTGAACTGGAACTGGCGAAAACACTCGGAAAGACGGATGTGATGCGTGCCGTTGTCAATTACGGATGCGGCCTGGCGGGTCCAGGGCACGTTAAAATACCCTTTCACCACCCGCCGCACTACATCCAGGAACTGGATCCGCAATCTCGTGATTCAGCCATTGCCATTGCCGCTGCGCTCAGCAAATGCGGTCTGGAAACCGAGCATACCGACAACATTATCTCAATGGTCTGGCGCAAGAGCGTTATGAATGCCTGCATGAATCCAGTGTGTGCCGTCACCGGGCTGACCATGTCACGCGCCATGAATGATCCTATCGTCTATCAGATTGTCGATGCCCTGGTAAAAGAATGCATTCAGGTTGCCCGCGCCAATGAAATTGATCTGGGATGGGATTTTTATCCCCATGCCATGGAGTACATGCGAAATGCCGGTGATCACAAACCGTCGATGCTAATGGATATCGAAGCAGGCCGGCGCACCGAAATTGACTTTATTAACGGCAAGTTCGTAGAATATGGTGCCCGCACAGCAACCCAGACGCCGTACAATCATACGCTCAGCGCCCTGGTAAAAGGATTAGAGTCAAAATAG
- a CDS encoding acyl-CoA dehydratase activase encodes MVSKTTYAGVDVGASRTKIALLDSNQNLIGHAVKRSGTDFAATADTCLATALKMSGTQKSDIKFTVSTGYGRKNVVFAQDSKTEIGCHAKGCYLYFPFATTIIDIGGQDNKVIKLDAEGKRTSFKMNRKCAAGTGAFLEEMAMRLDVTLDDMNELASQSDNMVKLGSFCTVFSATEVLENIRQGKKLPDIVKGVYYSMIKRVLEMDALTEKVVMTGGVVAHNAFMVKMTEEMIGRKILVPEYPQLTGAIGAALYAMQS; translated from the coding sequence ATGGTCTCCAAAACAACTTATGCGGGTGTCGATGTGGGGGCATCGCGCACCAAAATAGCCCTCCTCGATAGCAATCAAAACTTGATCGGTCATGCGGTTAAAAGATCCGGCACTGACTTTGCAGCCACCGCTGATACCTGTTTGGCAACGGCTTTAAAAATGTCCGGTACCCAAAAGAGCGACATTAAATTTACCGTTTCTACCGGATATGGCCGCAAGAATGTCGTTTTCGCCCAGGATAGTAAAACGGAAATTGGCTGTCATGCCAAGGGGTGTTATTTGTATTTTCCGTTTGCCACCACAATTATCGATATTGGCGGTCAGGACAACAAAGTCATTAAGCTGGACGCCGAGGGCAAGCGTACCAGCTTTAAAATGAATCGTAAATGTGCTGCCGGTACGGGCGCCTTTCTGGAGGAAATGGCGATGCGCTTGGATGTCACGCTGGATGATATGAACGAGCTCGCCAGTCAATCTGATAATATGGTCAAACTGGGAAGCTTCTGCACAGTCTTTTCGGCCACCGAGGTGCTGGAAAATATCCGCCAGGGTAAAAAGCTGCCGGATATTGTCAAAGGTGTCTATTATTCGATGATAAAACGCGTCTTGGAGATGGATGCCCTGACCGAAAAAGTGGTCATGACCGGTGGTGTGGTGGCACATAATGCCTTTATGGTCAAAATGACCGAAGAAATGATCGGCCGCAAAATTCTTGTGCCGGAATACCCGCAGCTCACCGGCGCCATTGGCGCCGCGCTATATGCAATGCAGTCATAG
- a CDS encoding 2-hydroxyacyl-CoA dehydratase family protein, with protein MQDKLTYEGVFMTTDKKEVTRVKLKTTSKLNQIMADYFYELDAAAKAKEPKIAWCTSVGPAEILRAMGFLVFFPENHGAMLGASRMATDLLPIADAQGYSPDICSYLRADIGAYLNKTTPIAKSYKGIEGVPKPDVLAFNTNQCRDVQDWFTWYAKELDVPIIGIHTHRSVGKVTQNHIDSIATQLKDLIKPLEYISGNKFDLDKLKQVVALSKECSILWKKVLNTATNVPSPFTFFDGTIHMAPAVVLRGTQQANDYYELLLNELEERVTNNIAAVPHEQHRIYWDGMPVWGRLRDHSELFSDLKANVLASTYCNSWIFSSFDPDDPFNSMARAYTELFIVRSDDFKETYIKEMLNAFKVDGIIYHDAKCCPNNSNASYGMPQRLERETGVPSLTINADLNDLRLISDEQTKTNVEAFIEQLEENQT; from the coding sequence ATGCAGGACAAATTGACATATGAAGGTGTATTTATGACCACTGATAAAAAAGAGGTAACGCGCGTTAAGCTAAAAACAACCAGCAAACTAAACCAGATCATGGCCGATTATTTTTATGAGCTGGATGCGGCTGCAAAAGCAAAAGAACCCAAAATTGCCTGGTGTACGAGTGTCGGACCGGCAGAAATCCTGCGTGCGATGGGGTTTCTGGTTTTTTTCCCCGAAAATCACGGTGCCATGCTCGGTGCCAGCCGCATGGCCACCGATTTATTGCCGATCGCGGATGCCCAAGGATATTCGCCGGATATCTGTTCGTATCTACGAGCCGATATTGGTGCCTACCTGAACAAGACGACGCCTATTGCAAAATCATATAAAGGCATTGAAGGCGTCCCCAAGCCGGATGTGCTCGCATTTAACACAAATCAATGTCGCGACGTGCAAGACTGGTTTACATGGTATGCCAAAGAACTTGATGTTCCCATAATCGGTATCCATACCCACCGTAGTGTTGGCAAAGTGACCCAAAACCACATTGATTCAATTGCCACGCAATTGAAGGATTTAATCAAGCCGCTAGAATATATTTCGGGCAATAAGTTTGATCTCGACAAACTTAAGCAAGTTGTCGCATTGTCCAAGGAGTGTTCAATCCTGTGGAAAAAGGTTCTGAATACCGCTACAAATGTGCCCTCTCCGTTTACCTTCTTTGATGGAACCATCCATATGGCACCGGCAGTTGTCCTCAGAGGCACCCAGCAGGCCAATGATTACTATGAATTATTACTCAATGAATTAGAGGAGCGAGTTACAAACAATATCGCCGCGGTACCGCATGAACAGCACCGGATCTATTGGGATGGTATGCCGGTCTGGGGTCGACTGAGAGATCACTCCGAATTGTTTTCGGATTTGAAGGCCAATGTCCTGGCCTCCACATATTGCAATAGCTGGATTTTTTCATCCTTCGATCCCGATGATCCCTTTAACAGTATGGCACGTGCCTATACAGAATTGTTTATTGTGCGCTCGGACGATTTTAAAGAAACCTACATTAAAGAAATGCTGAATGCGTTTAAAGTTGATGGCATTATCTATCATGATGCAAAGTGTTGCCCTAATAATTCCAACGCGAGTTACGGGATGCCGCAACGCCTTGAGCGGGAGACCGGTGTTCCCAGTTTAACGATCAACGCCGATCTTAATGATTTGCGGCTGATTTCAGATGAGCAGACCAAAACGAATGTTGAGGCGTTTATTGAACAGCTTGAAGAAAACCAAACCTGA
- a CDS encoding AMP-binding protein → MGYWMNLGQIQKVNAKKFPQTVALKDENRAFTYPQMNSRINKLANSLSSLGLQKGDKVAVLLENCIEICELFLATAKAGIIIVPINFRLVSGEVEYIVNNSDAKAMVVHDQFAGVVEPIRSKLNNINAENYVIVGRPQDGYQPYEEFIAASSDTEPKTEVAPRDTWILIYTSGTTGRPKGVIRSHESHIAYYLHNAVDFDFNEHDVCLNVMPLCHINSIFFTFTFLYIGGSAYIHPALNFKPDEILKIIENEKITFISLIPTHYNLILNAPEDAKKRDVKSIRKLLCSSAPGRKSMKQAVMEFFPGVKLYEAYGSTEAGMVTILKPEFQMSKLGSIGFECIGTDFLKILDIDGNEVPSGEIGELYSRGPMLFDEYYKLPEVTAESFEGGFFSAGDMARQDEDGFYYLVDRKKNMIITGGENVYPSEVEEVVGNIEGVFECAVIGLPDEKWGEKVSAVIIRKPGFDDSNLGEQHVIQACKGKMAGYKCPKQVIFIGENDMPRTGTGKILHRILREQFG, encoded by the coding sequence ATGGGCTACTGGATGAACTTAGGTCAAATCCAAAAAGTGAATGCCAAGAAATTCCCACAAACAGTCGCCTTAAAAGACGAAAACCGCGCATTTACTTACCCACAAATGAACAGCCGCATTAACAAACTGGCCAACAGTCTCAGCTCCCTTGGGTTGCAGAAAGGCGATAAAGTTGCCGTTCTGCTTGAAAATTGCATTGAAATCTGTGAGCTATTCCTGGCAACCGCCAAAGCCGGTATCATTATCGTGCCCATCAATTTTCGTCTGGTGTCTGGTGAAGTGGAATACATTGTTAATAATTCAGACGCCAAGGCTATGGTCGTTCATGACCAATTTGCCGGTGTTGTCGAGCCCATCCGTTCCAAGCTAAACAATATTAACGCTGAAAACTATGTTATCGTCGGCCGTCCACAGGACGGATATCAGCCTTATGAGGAATTTATCGCAGCATCCTCCGACACCGAGCCGAAAACTGAAGTTGCCCCCCGCGACACCTGGATTTTGATTTATACCTCCGGCACTACCGGAAGACCAAAAGGCGTCATCCGTTCCCACGAATCCCATATCGCTTATTATCTGCACAATGCCGTTGACTTTGATTTTAATGAACACGATGTATGCTTAAATGTCATGCCTCTGTGTCATATCAACTCCATCTTTTTTACGTTCACCTTTTTGTATATCGGGGGATCGGCCTATATTCACCCGGCCTTAAACTTTAAACCCGATGAAATTCTCAAAATTATCGAAAACGAGAAAATCACCTTTATCTCGCTGATTCCAACCCATTACAATTTAATCCTGAATGCCCCCGAGGATGCCAAAAAGCGCGATGTCAAATCAATTCGCAAGTTGCTGTGTTCGTCTGCACCCGGTCGCAAAAGTATGAAGCAGGCGGTAATGGAATTTTTCCCGGGCGTTAAACTCTACGAAGCTTACGGTTCGACCGAAGCCGGCATGGTCACCATCCTCAAACCTGAATTCCAGATGAGCAAGCTTGGATCCATCGGTTTTGAATGTATTGGTACTGATTTTCTGAAGATTCTCGACATTGACGGCAATGAAGTGCCGAGTGGTGAAATCGGTGAGTTATACTCACGGGGTCCGATGCTGTTTGATGAATACTACAAGCTGCCCGAGGTGACCGCGGAATCATTTGAAGGCGGTTTTTTTTCAGCTGGCGATATGGCGCGACAGGATGAAGATGGCTTTTATTACCTGGTGGATCGCAAAAAAAATATGATCATCACCGGAGGAGAAAATGTCTATCCCAGTGAAGTAGAAGAAGTTGTCGGCAACATTGAAGGCGTCTTTGAATGCGCGGTAATCGGACTGCCTGACGAAAAATGGGGCGAAAAGGTCAGCGCGGTCATCATCCGCAAGCCGGGTTTTGATGACAGCAACTTGGGCGAGCAACATGTCATTCAGGCCTGCAAAGGCAAGATGGCAGGCTACAAGTGCCCCAAACAGGTGATCTTTATCGGTGAAAATGATATGCCCCGTACCGGCACCGGGAAAATTCTGCATCGCATCCTAAGAGAACAGTTCGGATAG